A region of Arabidopsis thaliana chromosome 5, partial sequence DNA encodes the following proteins:
- the HDS gene encoding 4-hydroxy-3-methylbut-2-enyl diphosphate synthase (4-hydroxy-3-methylbut-2-enyl diphosphate synthase (HDS); FUNCTIONS IN: 4-hydroxy-3-methylbut-2-en-1-yl diphosphate synthase activity, 4 iron, 4 sulfur cluster binding; INVOLVED IN: response to light stimulus, isoprenoid biosynthetic process, isopentenyl diphosphate biosynthetic process, mevalonate-independent pathway, response to bacterium, systemic acquired resistance, salicylic acid mediated signaling pathway; LOCATED IN: chloroplast stroma, chloroplast, chloroplast envelope; EXPRESSED IN: 23 plant structures; EXPRESSED DURING: 13 growth stages; CONTAINS InterPro DOMAIN/s: Dihydropteroate synthase-like (InterPro:IPR011005), 4-hydroxy-3-methylbut-2-en-1-yl diphosphate synthase, atypical (InterPro:IPR017178), 4-hydroxy-3-methylbut-2-en-1-yl diphosphate synthase, bacterial-type (InterPro:IPR004588); Has 12699 Blast hits to 7350 proteins in 2074 species: Archae - 0; Bacteria - 8133; Metazoa - 2; Fungi - 2; Plants - 72; Viruses - 0; Other Eukaryotes - 4490 (source: NCBI BLink).) yields the protein MATGVLPAPVSGIKIPDSKVGFGKSMNLVRICDVRSLRSARRRVSVIRNSNQGSDLAELQPASEGSPLLVPRQKYCESLHKTVRRKTRTVMVGNVALGSEHPIRIQTMTTSDTKDITGTVDEVMRIADKGADIVRITVQGKKEADACFEIKDKLVQLNYNIPLVADIHFAPTVALRVAECFDKIRVNPGNFADRRAQFETIDYTEDEYQKELQHIEQVFTPLVEKCKKYGRAMRIGTNHGSLSDRIMSYYGDSPRGMVESAFEFARICRKLDYHNFVFSMKASNPVIMVQAYRLLVAEMYVHGWDYPLHLGVTEAGEGEDGRMKSAIGIGTLLQDGLGDTIRVSLTEPPEEEIDPCRRLANLGTKAAKLQQGVAPFEEKHRHYFDFQRRTGDLPVQKEGEEVDYRNVLHRDGSVLMSISLDQLKAPELLYRSLATKLVVGMPFKDLATVDSILLRELPPVDDQVARLALKRLIDVSMGVIAPLSEQLTKPLPNAMVLVNLKELSGGAYKLLPEGTRLVVSLRGDEPYEELEILKNIDATMILHDVPFTEDKVSRVHAARRLFEFLSENSVNFPVIHHINFPTGIHRDELVIHAGTYAGGLLVDGLGDGVMLEAPDQDFDFLRNTSFNLLQGCRMRNTKTEYVSCPSCGRTLFDLQEISAEIREKTSHLPGVSIAIMGCIVNGPGEMADADFGYVGGSPGKIDLYVGKTVVKRGIAMTEATDALIGLIKEHGRWVDPPVADE from the exons ATGGCGACTGGAGTATTGCCAGCTCCGGTTTCTGGGATCAAGATACCGGATTCGAAAGTCGGGTTTGGTAAAAGCATGAATCTTGTGAGAATTTGTGATGTTAGGAGTCTAAGATCTGCTAGGAGAAGAGTTTCGGTTATCCGGAATTCAAACCAAGGCTCTGATTTAGCTGAGCTTCAACCTGCATCCGAAGGAAGCCCTCTCTTAG TGCCAAGACAGAAATATTGTGAATCATTGCATAAGACGGTGAGAAGGAAGACTCGTACTGTTATGGTTGGAAATGTCGCCCTTGGAAGCGAACATCCGATAAGGATTCAAACGATGACTACTTCGGATACAAAAGATATTACTGGAACTGTTGATGAG GTTATGAGAATAGCGGATAAAGGAGCTGATATTGTAAGGATAACTGTTCAAGGGAAGAAAGAGGCGGATGCGTGCTttgaaataaaagataaacTCGTTCAGCTTAA TTACAATATACCGCTGGTTGCAGATATTCATTTTGCCCCTACTGTAGCCTTACGAGTCGCTGAATGCTTTGACAAGATCCGTGTCAACCCAGGAAATTTTG CGGACAGGCGGGCCCAGTTTGAGACGATAGATTATACAGAAGATGAATATCAGAAAGAACTCCAGCATATCGAGCAG gtCTTCACTCCTTTGGTTGAGAAATGCAAAAAGTACGGGAGAGCAATGCGTATTGGGACAAATCATGGAAGTCTTTCTGACCGTATCATGAGCTATTACGGGGATTCTCCCCGAGGAATG GTTGAATCTGCGTTTGAGTTTGCAAGAATATGTCGGAAATTAGACTATCAcaactttgttttctcaatGAAAGCGAGCAACCCAGTGATCATGGTCCAGGCGTACCGTTTACTTGTGGCTGAGATGTATGTTCATGGATGGGATTATCCTTTGCATTTGGGAGTTACTGAGGCAGGAGAAGGCGAAGATGGACGGATGAAATCTGCGATTGGAATTGGGACGCTTCTTCAG GACGGGCTCGGTGACACAATAAGAGTTTCACTGACGGAGCCACCAGAAGAGGAGATAGATCCCTGCAGGCGATTGGCTAACCTCGGGACAAAAGCTGCCAAACTTCAACAAGGCGTT GCACCGTTTGAAGAAAAGCATAGGCATTACTTTGATTTTCAGCGTCGGACGGGTGATCTACCTGTACAAAAAGAG GGAGAAGAGGTTGATTACAGAAATGTCCTTCACCGTGATGGTTCTGTTCTGATGTCGATTTCTCTGGATCAACTAAAG GCACCTGAACTCCTCTACAGATCACTCGCTACAAAGCTTGTCGTGGGTATGCCATTCAAG GATCTGGCAACTGTTGATTCAATCTTATTAAGAGAGCTACCGCCTGTAGATGATCAAGTGGCT CGTTTGGCTCTAAAACGGTTGATTGATGTCAGTATGGGAGTTATAGCACCTTTATCAGAGCAACTAACAAAGCCATTGCCCAATGCCATGGTTCTTGTCAACCTCAAGGAACTATCTGGTGGCGCTTACAAGCTTCTCCCTGAAG GTACACGCTTGGTTGTCTCTCTACGAGGCGATGAGCCTTACGAGGAGCTTGAAATACTCAAAAACATTGATGCTACTATGATTCTCCATGATGTACCTTTCACTGAAGACAAAGTTAGCAGAGTACATGCAGCTCGGAG GCTATTCGAGTTCTTATCCGAGAATTCAGTTAACTTTCCTGTTATTCATCACATAAACTTCCCAACCGGAATCCACAG AGACGAATTGGTGATTCATGCAGGGACATATGCTGGAGGCCTTCTTGTGGATGGACTAGGTGATGGCGTAATGCTCGAAGCACCTGAccaagattttgattttcttaggAATACTTCCTTCAACTTATTACAAGGATGCAGAATGCGTAACACTAAGACG GAATATGTATCGTGCCCGTCTTGTGGAAGAACGCTTTTCGACTTGCAAGAAATCAGCGCCGAGATCCGAGAAAAGACTTCCCATTTACCTGGCGTTTCG ATCGCAATCATGGGATGCATTGTGAATGGACCAGGAGAAATGGCAGATGCTGATTTCGGATATGTAGGTGGTTCTCCCGGAAAAATCGACCTTTATGTCGGAAAG ACGGTGGTGAAGCGTGGGATAGCTATGACGGAGGCAACAGATGCTCTGATCGGTCTGATCAAAGAACATGGTCGTTGGGTCGACCCGCCCGTGGCTGATGAGTAG
- the HDS gene encoding 4-hydroxy-3-methylbut-2-enyl diphosphate synthase produces the protein MATGVLPAPVSGIKIPDSKVGFGKSMNLVRICDVRSLRSARRRVSVIRNSNQGSDLAELQPASEGSPLLVPRQKYCESLHKTVRRKTRTVMVGNVALGSEHPIRIQTMTTSDTKDITGTVDEVMRIADKGADIVRITVQGKKEADACFEIKDKLVQLNYNIPLVADIHFAPTVALRVAECFDKIRVNPGNFADRRAQFETIDYTEDEYQKELQHIEQVFTPLVEKCKKYGRAMRIGTNHGSLSDRIMSYYGDSPRGMVESAFEFARICRKLDYHNFVFSMKASNPVIMVQAYRLLVAEMYVHGWDYPLHLGVTEAGEGEDGRMKSAIGIGTLLQDGLGDTIRVSLTEPPEEEIDPCRRLANLGTKAAKLQQGVAPFEEKHRHYFDFQRRTGDLPVQKEGEEVDYRNVLHRDGSVLMSISLDQLKAPELLYRSLATKLVVGMPFKDLATVDSILLRELPPVDDQVARLALKRLIDVSMGVIAPLSEQLTKPLPNAMVLVNLKELSGGAYKLLPEGTRLVVSLRGDEPYEELEILKNIDATMILHDVPFTEDKVSRVHAARRLFEFLSENSVNFPVIHHINFPTGIHRDELVIHAGTYAGGLLVDGLGDGVMLEAPDQDFDFLRNTSFNLLQGCRMRNTKTEYVSCPSCGRTLFDLQEISAEIREKTSHLPGVSVKTQDFHTCFSRKSFLLFLNVNKLNNGADRNHGMHCEWTRRNGRC, from the exons ATGGCGACTGGAGTATTGCCAGCTCCGGTTTCTGGGATCAAGATACCGGATTCGAAAGTCGGGTTTGGTAAAAGCATGAATCTTGTGAGAATTTGTGATGTTAGGAGTCTAAGATCTGCTAGGAGAAGAGTTTCGGTTATCCGGAATTCAAACCAAGGCTCTGATTTAGCTGAGCTTCAACCTGCATCCGAAGGAAGCCCTCTCTTAG TGCCAAGACAGAAATATTGTGAATCATTGCATAAGACGGTGAGAAGGAAGACTCGTACTGTTATGGTTGGAAATGTCGCCCTTGGAAGCGAACATCCGATAAGGATTCAAACGATGACTACTTCGGATACAAAAGATATTACTGGAACTGTTGATGAG GTTATGAGAATAGCGGATAAAGGAGCTGATATTGTAAGGATAACTGTTCAAGGGAAGAAAGAGGCGGATGCGTGCTttgaaataaaagataaacTCGTTCAGCTTAA TTACAATATACCGCTGGTTGCAGATATTCATTTTGCCCCTACTGTAGCCTTACGAGTCGCTGAATGCTTTGACAAGATCCGTGTCAACCCAGGAAATTTTG CGGACAGGCGGGCCCAGTTTGAGACGATAGATTATACAGAAGATGAATATCAGAAAGAACTCCAGCATATCGAGCAG gtCTTCACTCCTTTGGTTGAGAAATGCAAAAAGTACGGGAGAGCAATGCGTATTGGGACAAATCATGGAAGTCTTTCTGACCGTATCATGAGCTATTACGGGGATTCTCCCCGAGGAATG GTTGAATCTGCGTTTGAGTTTGCAAGAATATGTCGGAAATTAGACTATCAcaactttgttttctcaatGAAAGCGAGCAACCCAGTGATCATGGTCCAGGCGTACCGTTTACTTGTGGCTGAGATGTATGTTCATGGATGGGATTATCCTTTGCATTTGGGAGTTACTGAGGCAGGAGAAGGCGAAGATGGACGGATGAAATCTGCGATTGGAATTGGGACGCTTCTTCAG GACGGGCTCGGTGACACAATAAGAGTTTCACTGACGGAGCCACCAGAAGAGGAGATAGATCCCTGCAGGCGATTGGCTAACCTCGGGACAAAAGCTGCCAAACTTCAACAAGGCGTT GCACCGTTTGAAGAAAAGCATAGGCATTACTTTGATTTTCAGCGTCGGACGGGTGATCTACCTGTACAAAAAGAG GGAGAAGAGGTTGATTACAGAAATGTCCTTCACCGTGATGGTTCTGTTCTGATGTCGATTTCTCTGGATCAACTAAAG GCACCTGAACTCCTCTACAGATCACTCGCTACAAAGCTTGTCGTGGGTATGCCATTCAAG GATCTGGCAACTGTTGATTCAATCTTATTAAGAGAGCTACCGCCTGTAGATGATCAAGTGGCT CGTTTGGCTCTAAAACGGTTGATTGATGTCAGTATGGGAGTTATAGCACCTTTATCAGAGCAACTAACAAAGCCATTGCCCAATGCCATGGTTCTTGTCAACCTCAAGGAACTATCTGGTGGCGCTTACAAGCTTCTCCCTGAAG GTACACGCTTGGTTGTCTCTCTACGAGGCGATGAGCCTTACGAGGAGCTTGAAATACTCAAAAACATTGATGCTACTATGATTCTCCATGATGTACCTTTCACTGAAGACAAAGTTAGCAGAGTACATGCAGCTCGGAG GCTATTCGAGTTCTTATCCGAGAATTCAGTTAACTTTCCTGTTATTCATCACATAAACTTCCCAACCGGAATCCACAG AGACGAATTGGTGATTCATGCAGGGACATATGCTGGAGGCCTTCTTGTGGATGGACTAGGTGATGGCGTAATGCTCGAAGCACCTGAccaagattttgattttcttaggAATACTTCCTTCAACTTATTACAAGGATGCAGAATGCGTAACACTAAGACG GAATATGTATCGTGCCCGTCTTGTGGAAGAACGCTTTTCGACTTGCAAGAAATCAGCGCCGAGATCCGAGAAAAGACTTCCCATTTACCTGGCGTTTCGGTTAAAACTCAAGACTTTCATACAtgtttttcaagaaaaagttttcttctgtttttgaatGTAAACAAATTGAATAATGGCGCAGATCGCAATCATGGGATGCATTGTGAATGGACCAGGAGAAATGGCAGATGCTGA
- the HDS gene encoding 4-hydroxy-3-methylbut-2-enyl diphosphate synthase (4-hydroxy-3-methylbut-2-enyl diphosphate synthase (HDS); FUNCTIONS IN: 4-hydroxy-3-methylbut-2-en-1-yl diphosphate synthase activity, 4 iron, 4 sulfur cluster binding; INVOLVED IN: response to light stimulus, isoprenoid biosynthetic process, isopentenyl diphosphate biosynthetic process, mevalonate-independent pathway, response to bacterium, systemic acquired resistance, salicylic acid mediated signaling pathway; LOCATED IN: chloroplast, chloroplast envelope; EXPRESSED IN: 23 plant structures; EXPRESSED DURING: 13 growth stages; CONTAINS InterPro DOMAIN/s: Dihydropteroate synthase-like (InterPro:IPR011005), 4-hydroxy-3-methylbut-2-en-1-yl diphosphate synthase, atypical (InterPro:IPR017178), 4-hydroxy-3-methylbut-2-en-1-yl diphosphate synthase, bacterial-type (InterPro:IPR004588); Has 12643 Blast hits to 7322 proteins in 2058 species: Archae - 0; Bacteria - 8079; Metazoa - 2; Fungi - 2; Plants - 72; Viruses - 0; Other Eukaryotes - 4488 (source: NCBI BLink).), with protein sequence MATGVLPAPVSGIKIPDSKVGFGKSMNLVRICDVRSLRSARRRVSVIRNSNQGSDLAELQPASEGSPLLVPRQKYCESLHKTVRRKTRTVMVGNVALGSEHPIRIQTMTTSDTKDITGTVDEVMRIADKGADIVRITVQGKKEADACFEIKDKLVQLNYNIPLVADIHFAPTVALRVAECFDKIRVNPGNFADRRAQFETIDYTEDEYQKELQHIEQVFTPLVEKCKKYGRAMRIGTNHGSLSDRIMSYYGDSPRGMVESAFEFARICRKLDYHNFVFSMKASNPVIMVQAYRLLVAEMYVHGWDYPLHLGVTEAGEGEDGRMKSAIGIGTLLQDGLGDTIRVSLTEPPEEEIDPCRRLANLGTKAAKLQQGAPFEEKHRHYFDFQRRTGDLPVQKEGEEVDYRNVLHRDGSVLMSISLDQLKAPELLYRSLATKLVVGMPFKDLATVDSILLRELPPVDDQVARLALKRLIDVSMGVIAPLSEQLTKPLPNAMVLVNLKELSGGAYKLLPEGTRLVVSLRGDEPYEELEILKNIDATMILHDVPFTEDKVSRVHAARRLFEFLSENSVNFPVIHHINFPTGIHRDELVIHAGTYAGGLLVDGLGDGVMLEAPDQDFDFLRNTSFNLLQGCRMRNTKTEYVSCPSCGRTLFDLQEISAEIREKTSHLPGVSIAIMGCIVNGPGEMADADFGYVGGSPGKIDLYVGKTVVKRGIAMTEATDALIGLIKEHGRWVDPPVADE encoded by the exons ATGGCGACTGGAGTATTGCCAGCTCCGGTTTCTGGGATCAAGATACCGGATTCGAAAGTCGGGTTTGGTAAAAGCATGAATCTTGTGAGAATTTGTGATGTTAGGAGTCTAAGATCTGCTAGGAGAAGAGTTTCGGTTATCCGGAATTCAAACCAAGGCTCTGATTTAGCTGAGCTTCAACCTGCATCCGAAGGAAGCCCTCTCTTAG TGCCAAGACAGAAATATTGTGAATCATTGCATAAGACGGTGAGAAGGAAGACTCGTACTGTTATGGTTGGAAATGTCGCCCTTGGAAGCGAACATCCGATAAGGATTCAAACGATGACTACTTCGGATACAAAAGATATTACTGGAACTGTTGATGAG GTTATGAGAATAGCGGATAAAGGAGCTGATATTGTAAGGATAACTGTTCAAGGGAAGAAAGAGGCGGATGCGTGCTttgaaataaaagataaacTCGTTCAGCTTAA TTACAATATACCGCTGGTTGCAGATATTCATTTTGCCCCTACTGTAGCCTTACGAGTCGCTGAATGCTTTGACAAGATCCGTGTCAACCCAGGAAATTTTG CGGACAGGCGGGCCCAGTTTGAGACGATAGATTATACAGAAGATGAATATCAGAAAGAACTCCAGCATATCGAGCAG gtCTTCACTCCTTTGGTTGAGAAATGCAAAAAGTACGGGAGAGCAATGCGTATTGGGACAAATCATGGAAGTCTTTCTGACCGTATCATGAGCTATTACGGGGATTCTCCCCGAGGAATG GTTGAATCTGCGTTTGAGTTTGCAAGAATATGTCGGAAATTAGACTATCAcaactttgttttctcaatGAAAGCGAGCAACCCAGTGATCATGGTCCAGGCGTACCGTTTACTTGTGGCTGAGATGTATGTTCATGGATGGGATTATCCTTTGCATTTGGGAGTTACTGAGGCAGGAGAAGGCGAAGATGGACGGATGAAATCTGCGATTGGAATTGGGACGCTTCTTCAG GACGGGCTCGGTGACACAATAAGAGTTTCACTGACGGAGCCACCAGAAGAGGAGATAGATCCCTGCAGGCGATTGGCTAACCTCGGGACAAAAGCTGCCAAACTTCAACAAGGC GCACCGTTTGAAGAAAAGCATAGGCATTACTTTGATTTTCAGCGTCGGACGGGTGATCTACCTGTACAAAAAGAG GGAGAAGAGGTTGATTACAGAAATGTCCTTCACCGTGATGGTTCTGTTCTGATGTCGATTTCTCTGGATCAACTAAAG GCACCTGAACTCCTCTACAGATCACTCGCTACAAAGCTTGTCGTGGGTATGCCATTCAAG GATCTGGCAACTGTTGATTCAATCTTATTAAGAGAGCTACCGCCTGTAGATGATCAAGTGGCT CGTTTGGCTCTAAAACGGTTGATTGATGTCAGTATGGGAGTTATAGCACCTTTATCAGAGCAACTAACAAAGCCATTGCCCAATGCCATGGTTCTTGTCAACCTCAAGGAACTATCTGGTGGCGCTTACAAGCTTCTCCCTGAAG GTACACGCTTGGTTGTCTCTCTACGAGGCGATGAGCCTTACGAGGAGCTTGAAATACTCAAAAACATTGATGCTACTATGATTCTCCATGATGTACCTTTCACTGAAGACAAAGTTAGCAGAGTACATGCAGCTCGGAG GCTATTCGAGTTCTTATCCGAGAATTCAGTTAACTTTCCTGTTATTCATCACATAAACTTCCCAACCGGAATCCACAG AGACGAATTGGTGATTCATGCAGGGACATATGCTGGAGGCCTTCTTGTGGATGGACTAGGTGATGGCGTAATGCTCGAAGCACCTGAccaagattttgattttcttaggAATACTTCCTTCAACTTATTACAAGGATGCAGAATGCGTAACACTAAGACG GAATATGTATCGTGCCCGTCTTGTGGAAGAACGCTTTTCGACTTGCAAGAAATCAGCGCCGAGATCCGAGAAAAGACTTCCCATTTACCTGGCGTTTCG ATCGCAATCATGGGATGCATTGTGAATGGACCAGGAGAAATGGCAGATGCTGATTTCGGATATGTAGGTGGTTCTCCCGGAAAAATCGACCTTTATGTCGGAAAG ACGGTGGTGAAGCGTGGGATAGCTATGACGGAGGCAACAGATGCTCTGATCGGTCTGATCAAAGAACATGGTCGTTGGGTCGACCCGCCCGTGGCTGATGAGTAG
- a CDS encoding F-box/RNI-like superfamily protein yields MDRISGLPDELLVKIISFVPTKVAVSTSILSKRWESLWKWVPKLECDCTEPALRDFILKNLPLQARIIESLYLRFRRESFLFQDIKLWGGIAISHCLRELRIDFFSHYANPYVILPRSLYTCKSLVTLKLLGLGIRVDVPRDVCLPSLKTLLLQCVAYSEEDPLRLLLSCCPVLEDLVIELDDANQNVKALVVIVPTLQCLSLKIPASCSDERYLIVTPSLKYFKVEDDREIFNALIENMPELEEADIYVTQHIETLLESVTSVKRLTLRQLYNSIDEYKCRAGIVFKQLEQLELSICSDNWTKLVIWLLQNSPNLRVLNLDADSDYERYEEYEQDNWKNIQRSVPKCLKSSLKTLEFAGYTARPEERDFLSFIFKKARCLKTSSISH; encoded by the exons ATGGACAGAATCAGTGGGTTGCCTGATGAATTGTTGGTCAAGATTATATCGTTTGTTCCGACAAAAGTAGCTGTATCCACTAGCATTTTGTCCAAACGATGGGAGTCTCTTTGGAAGTGGGTGCCTAAACTTGAGTGCGATTGTACTGAGCCTGCACTTCGGGATTTTATTCTCAAGAATCTGCCGTTACAAGCTCGGATCATAGAAAGCTTGTACCTCAGATTTCGTCGTGAGTCATTTCTGTTTCAGGATATCAAACTCTGGGGTGGAATTGCAATTTCTCACTGCTTGCGTGAGCTACGTATCGACTTTTTTTCTCACTATGCCAATCCATATGTTATATTGCCCAGAAGCTTGTATACCTGCAAATCTCTGGTGACCTTGAAACTCCTAGGCTTGGGTATTCGTGTGGATGTTCCTCGAGATGTTTGTCTCCCTTCTTTAAAAACTTTGCTACTTCAATGTGTGGCATACTCAGAAGAAGATCCTCTTCGACTGCTTCTTTCCTGTTGCCCTGTTCTTGAAGATCTGGTTATTGAACTAGATGATGCAAACCAAAATGTGAAAGCGCTAGTTGTTATTGTCCCAACTTTGCAGTGTCTATCCTTGAAGATACCTGCTTCATGTTCTGATGAACGGTATTTGATTGTTACCCCTTCTTTGAAGTATTTCAAAGTTGAGGATGACAGAGAAATTTTCAATGCTTTGATTGAGAATATGCCAGAGCTGGAAGAAGCGGATATCTATGTTACGCAACATATTGAGACGCTTCTCGAATCAGTTACATCTGTCAAACGACTTACACTACGCCAATTGTACAACAGCATAGATGAG TATAAGTGTCGTGCTGGTATTGTCTTCAAACAGCTTGAACAACTGGAGCTATCCATATGCAGTGATAATTGGACAAAGTTAGTTATATGGTTGCTCCAAAATTCTCCCAATCTGCGAGTTCTCAATCTTGACGCTGAT AGTGATTATGAACGTTATGAGGAGTATGAACAGGATAACTGGAAGAATATACAAAGATCTGTTCCTAAATGTTTGAAGAGCAGTCTCAAAACTTTGGAGTTTGCAGGGTACACGGCAAGGCCAGAAGAGAGGGATTTCTTGAgttttatcttcaaaaaagCTCGTTGCTTGAAGACTTCATCAATCTCGCATTGA
- a CDS encoding Defensin-like (DEFL) family protein (Defensin-like (DEFL) family protein; LOCATED IN: endomembrane system; CONTAINS InterPro DOMAIN/s: S locus-related glycoprotein 1 binding pollen coat (InterPro:IPR010851); Has 5 Blast hits to 5 proteins in 2 species: Archae - 0; Bacteria - 0; Metazoa - 0; Fungi - 0; Plants - 5; Viruses - 0; Other Eukaryotes - 0 (source: NCBI BLink).) — protein sequence MASSRFQLVALLVVFSLVISITANSVEKDVMDGPCRLRGTCNNDGDCDKHCHRSTDAAAMDGHCLFDKPTGPVCCCLFD from the exons ATGGCTTCATCAAGATTTCAACTTGTTGCTCTTCTCGTCGTCTTCTCTCTCGTTATTAGTATTACTGCAAATTCCGTAG agaaagacgTAATGGACGGACCATGCCGCTTAAGAGGAACGTGCAACAACGACGGCGACTGCGACAAGCATTGTCACAGGAGCACCGACGCTGCAGCCATGGACGGCCACTGCCTCTTCGACAAACCCACCGGTCCTGTTTGTTGCTGCTTATTtgattaa